TATTCAAGAAATCTGTTGCTCAGTGCCTTGCTGGTTATTGGTGCTGAGACTTATGCAAAAAATAATAAGACAGAGGTTGAGTCTCTGTTGTCATATCACAATTCTGTAAGAAATAACTCTGTAGATTCCTCCTCTCATGATTCCATCTTCAAGGACGAGACCTTGCAGGAGGTGAAGGTGGTGGCTCGTAAGTCGGGCAGTTCTCGATTGGCTGGTGCCGTGAATGGCATTGCTGTGAACAAGGATGAACTCTTCAAGGCGGCTTGTTGCAACTTAGGCGAGAGTTTCACGACCAACCCATCGGTTGATGTGGCTTATAATGATGCTACGACGGGCGCAAGACAAATCAAACTCCTCGGTCTTTCGGGCACTTACGTACAGATGCTCACCGAGAATCTGCCGAATTTCCGTGGTGCAGCCATCCCATACGCCCTGGGCTATGTGCCGGGACCTTGGATGAAAGGCATTCAGGTATCTAAGGGTAGTGCTTCGGTGAAGAATGGCTATGAGTCGATTACAGGTCAAATCAATGTGGATTACTTGAAACCAGAGGATGAGCAACAGGTGGAGGTGAACCTCTTTGGTGATACCAAGAGTCGAATCGAAGCAAACGCCGATGCCAACGTTCATCTATCGGATAAGTGGGCAACGGAAATCTTGTTGCATCATGAGAATATCCTCAAAAACCATGATGACAATGGCGATGGTTTCTATGATATGCCAGGCAGAGAACAATATAATGTACAGAACCGTTGGCTGTATAAAGGCAAGCACTACATCTTCCATGGTGGACTTGGGGCTTTGAAGGAGATTCGTACCAGTGGGCAGGATGAGGAACATGTTCATAGTGATGATATTTATAGAATCAAGCTCCATACCAACCGTTATGAGGGTTATATGAAACATGCCTTCATCCTCAATCATGAGCATGGTACCAATATTGCCTTCATGTCCTCAGCTTCGATGCACCAGTTGAATGCTCAGTATGGCAACAAGTTCTACGACCTCAATGAGAAGAATCTCTATGGCTCGCTGATGTTTGAGACCAATTTTACTCATCAGCACAATTTGTCGGTAGGTTTGAGCGTCAACCATGATTACCTGGGACAGCGTGCCAATGTGAATGTTTCTCCAAGACCGACAGTAGGGTTAGAAGACTCTCCTTACCTTTTGTCGGACATGCAGAGAATGAACGAGAAGGAGACGACTCCTGGAGCATACGCCCAATACACCTATACGTTAGGCACGAAGTTGACGGCAATGGCAGGAGTCCGTTTCGACCATAGTTCGCTTTATGGCAACTTCTTCACCCCTCGTTTCCACGTGAAGTATTCGCCTGTCGATGCCATCAGCATCCGCTTATCAGCAGGTAAG
This is a stretch of genomic DNA from Segatella hominis. It encodes these proteins:
- a CDS encoding TonB-dependent receptor plug domain-containing protein, whose protein sequence is MYSRNLLLSALLVIGAETYAKNNKTEVESLLSYHNSVRNNSVDSSSHDSIFKDETLQEVKVVARKSGSSRLAGAVNGIAVNKDELFKAACCNLGESFTTNPSVDVAYNDATTGARQIKLLGLSGTYVQMLTENLPNFRGAAIPYALGYVPGPWMKGIQVSKGSASVKNGYESITGQINVDYLKPEDEQQVEVNLFGDTKSRIEANADANVHLSDKWATEILLHHENILKNHDDNGDGFYDMPGREQYNVQNRWLYKGKHYIFHGGLGALKEIRTSGQDEEHVHSDDIYRIKLHTNRYEGYMKHAFILNHEHGTNIAFMSSASMHQLNAQYGNKFYDLNEKNLYGSLMFETNFTHQHNLSVGLSVNHDYLGQRANVNVSPRPTVGLEDSPYLLSDMQRMNEKETTPGAYAQYTYTLGTKLTAMAGVRFDHSSLYGNFFTPRFHVKYSPVDAISIRLSAGKGYRTVFGLAEYNYLLASGRNLNIGEDLQQEEAWNYGLSTAFYIPMFGKTLKLNAEYYYTDFRNQAVVDYDANKGFISIYNLIGKSYSHTFQIDASYPLLKGLEITAAYRLNDVKCTYDYGKTLKEKPLTSKYKALFTASYKTPLGLWQFDATVQLNGGGRNPEPYQLADGSQSWSPRFHSFEQVSAQVTRWFRHWSIYVGGENLTGFKQKAPIYGASNPWGSDFEPTLIWGPVEGRMFYAGVRVHF